One window of the Ananas comosus cultivar F153 linkage group 21, ASM154086v1, whole genome shotgun sequence genome contains the following:
- the LOC109726850 gene encoding myristoylated alanine-rich C-kinase substrate-like encodes MGGCATKPRDLAGAEGEAPRPEEKPSPAPGPGPEEEGEKKTGKEEEEESTGAEATEENRRRSLGILFKENEEESTAPVETEKNVIEESVTPPQVETKEAVEPKTEEQAVEEPKPEAEAADAAKSVQEVSEAAVKEEQQLLGSDQSAAAAAHTVKEEAEAAAPEKEADA; translated from the exons ATGGGAGGGTGCGCGACGAAGCCGAGGGACCTCGCGGGGGCGGAGGGGGAGGCGCCGCGGCCGGAGGAGAagccctcgccggcgccggggccggggccggaggaggagggggagaagaaaacggggaaggaggaggaggaggagtcgACTGGAGCCGAGGCGACGGAGGAGAATCGCCGTAGATCGCTCGGGATCTTGTTCAAGGAG AATGAAGAAGAGAGCACTGCACCCGTGGAAACCGAAAAGAACGTTATAGAGGAATCCGTAACACCCCCGCAAGTTGAAACAAAAGAAGCGGTGGAACCTAAAACCGAAGAACAAGCCGTAGAAGAACCCAAACCAGAAGCCGAGGCGGCTGACGCAGCGAAATCCGTGCAAGAAGTATCCGAAGCCGCGGTAAAAGAAGAGCAGCAGCTTCTGGGTTCTGAtcaatcagcagcagcagctgctcaCACTGTTAAGGAAGAAGCAGAAGCTGCTGCCCCAGAAAAGGAGGCTGATGCTTAA